TGCCGCGTTTGCCGCGAGAAACATGACGAGCAACAACGCGCGCAACATCTCAGACGCCTCCTCGTGCTTGTCCGGCAGCGCGTGAAGCCTCTGCCGGGGTAGGGATCTCGGTGGTTTTTGCCGCCGACGATTTAGCCGCGTGTAACGCGACTTCATAGAGTCCTGCCGGCACAAGCTGATCGTGCTCGGTAAAGGGCAATGCAAGCGTTTGTGCGAGTGCGTGACGCGCACCGCCGGAAAGCACACAGCGCACGGGTGCGCCGAGCTGTGCTTCGAGCTGTGCGTAGCTGCGTTCGACGAGACCCGCCTGTGCGGCAGCACATCCGCGAAGAATGGCATCGGTCGTGCTGCGTGCGAATGCCTGACCACCCGAAGACATCGTGGCGTCGAGCGTCGGCAACTGTGCGGTGCCCTGCGCAAGCGATTGCAGCATCAGGGCGGGGCCCGGGGCGATCAGCCCGCCGAGATAGTCGCCGTCGCCGCGCAACGCTTCGACAGTCGTGGCGGTACCCAGTGTCACGATCAGGAGGTGTTCGCCCGGCCATGCGGCATGCGCGCCGATCAGGCTGGCCCAGCGGTCGCTGCCGAGCTGCGAAGGCGTGTGATAGCCGTTGCGCACGCCCGCCCGTGCGTCGCTCGCACGCAGCACCTGAAGCCAGTCGGACGACGCCATGCCCCACAGCGTCTGCAACGTCATGCGCACGGCTTGTTCGGCGGCTTCACCCGCCACATTGGTGAGCCAGACCCCGGCGGGGGCCGGGCAGATGAATCCGTCCTGTTGCCCGCCCTGCCCGATGGCGAGCGGCGCTGCGTTGGGTGCGAAGTGTCGACCGCCGGTTTGGCTCCCCCCGCCCTCGGCATCTGATAACCCGGAAGTATCCGCCGTCAGTGCCGACCAGCCTGCGCGAATTTGTGTCGCCAGTGTGCGCCACTCGGCGTGATCGACCGCGCCGCTGGCGAGGAAAGACGGCGAGGCGGCGCGCCAGTGTGCCGGTCGCACAGCCGGTGCCAATGCCCACTTGATGCGGCTGTTCCCGGCATCGACCAATAGCCATGGGGCGGCACCGTCATTGACGTTGCCGTTCGATGCCGCAGGCATGCCGTCCGTGCCCTGCATGCTTGCGGATCTCGGTGAGGCTGACGACGCTTTACGGGGTGCGGACATCAGCGGCCTCCCTGCGTTCCGGGAAGCGCCGCTGCGGTAGACGTATCGAGCAACCGCACCGAGACTTCGCCGCTGGCGATGGTGCGCTCACCTTCGGTCGTCGCGACACGCAGGCAGCCCTGCGAATCGACGCCGAGTGCAACGCCGTGCAACACGTCGCGTCCATGTTCGATCACACGAATCGACGACCCGCCGTAGGCATGCATCGCTTCCCAGTCTTCGCGGAACGCGTCGAAGCGTTGCGCGTCGAAACGCGCGAGCATGGACGCAAGTCGCTGAATCAGGGCGACGAGGACCGACGACATATCCGGATCCGGGAGGACCGATTCGAGCGCAGCGGGCGGCGTGGCAGGGACCGCTGGCGGGGCGGTGCCGTGCGCAGCCGTCGTTGCGCTGTGAACCGCCGCGCTGTCGATGCGCGTCGCCACATCGCCCGCATGACGAAGATTGACGCCAATGCCGATGACGACGCCGATACGTCCCGGCCCCGCCGGGACCGTCTCGATCAGAATGCCCGCGAGCTTGCCGCCGCGCAGCAGGACGTCGTTGGGCCATTTGAGGCCGAGCGCCTGTGGGGCGGATACCGGCAGATCCGACAATCCCTCCACCACGGCGACGCCCGTCGCCAGCGACAATCCGGCCAGTTGTGCCGGACCACCGGACATCACGTAAGCCAGAGAGAACGTCAGGCTGTCGCCCGGCAAGCTCTGCCATGCGCGCCCGCGTTGGCCGCGACCGGCGCTCTGATGCATGGCGGCGCGCACGACCGGCGCACACGATGGGTCTTCACGAAGGCGCGCGAGCAAGTCGAGATTGGTGGAGCCCGTGGTGTCGACGACTTCGATCTGCCAGTCGCGGCAAACCGCTGCCAGACGCGAGCGAATGCGCTCACCGTCGAGCCGACGCGTGGCGGTGCCGTGAGCGGACGTTGCACCCGCGCCAGAGCGGCTTTCCGGCGAACCGGCGGCCGTGGCGTCGAGCGGAGCGTTGGACGAAGAAGGTGCGGCGTTATTCATGGCTGCTATTGTAGCGGCGAGGTCGGCGCCGCGCCGGGCTGTTCTGCGTGGAAGGCCGTATTTCGGCATCATCCGAGGCGCGCATCGGACAATTCCGGCAGGTTTTCAGTCGCCACCGGGTTGCCATCATATGGCCGCGCCTGTACCGTACAATGACCGCGTTTTGCCGCGCATTTTGCTGGATCCATGCCGAATTTCGGCGAGTTTGTTGTCAGGAGATCCCCAGTTTTGAACCTCGATGCCGTACCCACTCTCGAGCTGACCACCTCGGCACAAGGCCCGGTGGTCATGCTGCGCGGTCTGTGGACGGCGTTGGCGCTCTCTCAGCGCAAGAAGACGCTAATAGGGCTGGTGCGTGCTTTGCCTCACGGTGAGCTGGCGTGGGACCTCACTTGTGTGGAGCGCCTCGATCACGTCGGGGCGCAGGCGCTGTGGCGCTACTGGCAACGCAAGTACCCTCAGCGTATCGCGCTGACCGCCACGCAGCGCGCGCTGTTCGATCACCTCGCCGAATTCGACCGCACGCGTCAAACTCCGGTACCGAAGCGCCGCGTCGATCCCGTCAGCCAACTGGGCTATTCGCTGTTCACCCTGGGTGAGCATCTGCGCGACGGCATTACGATGTTCGGCCGATTCGTGATCGACCTCGGCCGTGTCGTTCGCCATCCTGCGCGCGCGCCATGGCTGGAAATGTCGGCGAACATCTACAGTGCCGGGGCGAAGGCGCTCGGCATTACGGCGATGGTCGCGTTCCTGATCGGCATCGTTCTGTCCTACTTGTCTGCCCAGCAACTGAAGTTGTATGGGGCAAGTACGTTTATCGTGAACATCCTCGGCCTGTCGGTGATCCGGGAATTGGGGCCGGTGCTTTCGGCAATTCTCGTCGCGGGGCGTTCAGGATCGGCGATCACCGCGCAACTGGGTGTAATGCGCGTGACGGAAGAACTCGATGCCATGCGTGTAATGGACATCCCGCACGGCTTGCGACTCGTGCTGCCGAAGGTCATTGCGCTGGCCATCGCCATGCCGTTGCTCGTCATGTGGACGAACATCGTCGCGCTGCTCGGCGGCGCCATCGCGGCGAAGTACGAACTCGGTATCGGACTGCACTATTTCTTCACGACGCTGCCCAACGCCGTTCGTATCGCGAACTTGTGGATCGGTCTGGGCAAGGGGGTCGTCTTCGGCATGCTGATTGCGCTGGTGGCGTGTCACTTCGGCATGCGCGTCAAACCCAACACACAGAGCCTTGGCGAGGGCACGACACAATCGGTCGTCACGTCGATCACCGTGGTGATTCTGGCGGACGCCGTCTTCGCCATCCTCTTCCGCAGCGTGGGGATCGGCTGATGAGCGACCCTATCGTGCGCGATCCTGACAACACCGCTGCGCTCTTGTCGCCGCCGGTTCAGAGCGACGTGCTGTACGGGGCTTCGGCGGGGTGCCCGCCGGTGTCGTCGACGTTGCCGGGCGAAGCCGAGCCGGTCATCGAAGTTCGCGATCTCACGAAGCGCTACGGCACGCACACGATTCATGAACATCTGGATCTCACGGTGCGTCAAAGCGAGATCATTGCGCTGGTCGGCGGGTCGGGGTCGGGCAAGACCACCCTGATTCGGCAGATCATCGGTCTCGAGGGGCCGATCAGCGGCCATATCAGCATCTTCGGGCACGACATCACGATGATCGACCGCCGCACGGCGCATTTGCTGCGCCGTCGCTCGGGCATGTTGTTTCAGCGCGGCGCGCTGTTCTCTGCGATGACCGTGTTCGACAACATCGCGCAACCGCTGCGCGAGCTGCATACGCTTTCGGAAGATTTGATTCGCGATGTGGTGATGTACAAGCTGGAGATGGTCGGGTTGTCGGGACGCATGGCCAATCGCATGCCGTCGGAATTGTCGGGTGGCATGATCAAACGTGTCGGCATTGCGCGCGCCATCGCACTGGAGCCGGAACTGCTGTTCCTCGACGAACCGACGGCCGGGCTCGACCCGCAGGCGTCGGACGAGTTCGTGGACATGGTGCGTGGCCTGCATCGCTCGCTCGGCCTGACGGTCGTGATGGTCACTCACGATCTCGATACGGTCATGATGCTGGCGACCCGTGTGGCGGTGCTGGCCGATCGCAAGGTGCTCGTGAACGCGCCGGTCGAAGACGTGGTGCGTGTAGATCACCCGTTCATTCACAGCTTCTTCCTCGGTGAGCGCGGCAGACGCGCGTTGCTGGCTTTGCCTGCGGCACGGCGCGCCAAGATTTCGGAGTTACTCGACGATGGAAAATAAATCGCACGCTTTCATGGCGGGCCTCTTCACACTGGTATTGCTCGCCGCCGTCGCCGCTTCGGTGTACTGGTTCAATCGCGACAACCGCGTGCGTGTGCCCTACGATCTGGTCTCGCGCACCAACGTGACGGGCCTCAATCCGGAGTCGGCCGTGCGTTATCGCGGTCTGAGCGTCGGCAAAGTCGAGTCGATCAAATTCGATCGCCGCACGCCGGGTCAGATCCTGATTCGCATTCTCGTGAACGAAGGCACGCCGATGACCAAGTCGACGTTCGCCACGCTCAGCTATCAGGGCGTGACGGGGCTGGCCTTCGTGCAACTCGACGACGACGGACACGACCGCACGCTGCTGCCGTCGTCCGAGACGCAGGTCGCGCAATTGCGTTTGCGTCCGAGCTTCGTCGACGAACTTCAGCGGCGCGGCAACAACCTCGTACATCAGCTTGAGGAAGCGACGTCGTCGGTCAACAAGTTGCTTGACCCCGAGAATCGGCAGGCGATCGTCGATTCGATCAATAGCGTGAAGACCGCCGCCCAGAGCGTGAACCGCGTGGCGACGCAACTCGAACCGGTCACGAAGCAACTGCCGGAAACCGTGCGCGAATTGAACGGCACGCTCGCCGGTGCGCATCGTCTGACGAACCAACTGACGGATCCGCAGGGACCGCTGGTGCGTAATCTGGATAGCGTGGGGCGGGCGGCAGATCAGGCCGCGTCGAGCCTCGCAGCGTTCCAGGGCACGATGCAGACGTTCGAAGGTTCGCTGCAACAGGAGGCGCTGCCGCGTCTGAATCGTCTGTCGGACGATCTGCGTTTCACGTCGCAGGCGGTGGGGCAAGCCGCTGAGACGATCAACCGCAATCCGCGCGCGTTGCTCTTCGGTACGTCGCCGCCGCCGCCGGGACCGGGCGAAGCCGGTTTCGCGTGGCCGGGTGGGGCAGGGGGAGGTCAATGATGCGCGACACCGTCACGCAAGGGGATAACGAGATGAATAACGGTAAGGGTCGCCTCGTCACGTGGCTGTTCGGTTTTGGAGCCGTGCTGGGGACTGCCATGCTGGTCGCCGGATGCGCCGCACCGGCGCCGTCGGGTGCACTCGCACGCTTCGATCTGGGGCCGCCGACAATGCCTGTGTCGGCCGTGGCCGGTGCGAATAGTGCAGCCGGTGCAGCCGGTGCGAACGCCCCTGCCTCGGACGTTGCGGCCGCCAGTGCGCAGCAACTGTCACCGCTCAAGGTCGTGGTCAATGCACCGAGCTGGCTCGACTCGGACATGATCTATTACCGTTTGCCCGCCAGCGAGGGCGATCAGGCGCGCGTGTATGCGAACAGCCGCTGGCTTACGTCGCCCGCCCGGCTCTTTGGGGATCGTCTGCGTGCGTCGCTGTCGGTCGACCGTGTGGTGCTCGCTGCAGGCGACCCCGCGGCGGCCCCCGCGCTGCGTGTCGATCTGGAGGAATTCGCGCAGTACTTCGACAGCACGTCGGCCAGTCATGGCGTGGTGCAGGTCCGTGCGACGTTGTTCGACGGGCCGAAGCTGCTCGCACAGACGACGTTGCGCGCTCAGGCCCCCGCTGCCACGGCGGATGCCGCCGGTGGGGCGCGTGCGCTGGCCACCGCGAGCGATGCGGTGCAGAAGCAGTTGATTCAGTGGCTCGCCGGACGTGTACCGGCACCTTCGGCAACAACGCGTGCGCCTGCGCAGTCGCGTGCGTTGCCCGCCACGTCGTCTGCCGGGTCGTCGCCGGTGAGCGCTTCGGCGCCGTCGCGATAGCGGGGCGCCTCGCCGATGCCCGAGCACGAAGTCAAACCCTGGCAACGACGCGCTTCTCCGCTTACGCGTCAGGCGCTGCTGTGCCTGATTCTGCTGATGGCCTACGCCAGCCTGTATCCGTTTGAGTTTCAGCAGGCAGCGGTCGGGCCGTTCGACTACCTGTTCGCGCCGCCACCCCGCTGGATGACGACGTTCGACGTTGTCACCAACGTGCTGGGCTACATCCCGCTGGGTGTGCTGACCGTATGGGCGTTGCATCCGGCATGGCGCGGCACGCGGGCGGTGCTTGCGGCGTTCGTGCTGGGCACGCTGCTCTCGTGCGGCATGGAGGCGTTGCAGACGTATCTGCCCACGCGCGTGGCGTCGAACGTCGATCTCGCGACGAACGCCCT
The Pandoraea oxalativorans genome window above contains:
- a CDS encoding biotin--[acetyl-CoA-carboxylase] ligase, with the translated sequence MNNAAPSSSNAPLDATAAGSPESRSGAGATSAHGTATRRLDGERIRSRLAAVCRDWQIEVVDTTGSTNLDLLARLREDPSCAPVVRAAMHQSAGRGQRGRAWQSLPGDSLTFSLAYVMSGGPAQLAGLSLATGVAVVEGLSDLPVSAPQALGLKWPNDVLLRGGKLAGILIETVPAGPGRIGVVIGIGVNLRHAGDVATRIDSAAVHSATTAAHGTAPPAVPATPPAALESVLPDPDMSSVLVALIQRLASMLARFDAQRFDAFREDWEAMHAYGGSSIRVIEHGRDVLHGVALGVDSQGCLRVATTEGERTIASGEVSVRLLDTSTAAALPGTQGGR
- a CDS encoding MlaD family protein; this translates as MENKSHAFMAGLFTLVLLAAVAASVYWFNRDNRVRVPYDLVSRTNVTGLNPESAVRYRGLSVGKVESIKFDRRTPGQILIRILVNEGTPMTKSTFATLSYQGVTGLAFVQLDDDGHDRTLLPSSETQVAQLRLRPSFVDELQRRGNNLVHQLEEATSSVNKLLDPENRQAIVDSINSVKTAAQSVNRVATQLEPVTKQLPETVRELNGTLAGAHRLTNQLTDPQGPLVRNLDSVGRAADQAASSLAAFQGTMQTFEGSLQQEALPRLNRLSDDLRFTSQAVGQAAETINRNPRALLFGTSPPPPGPGEAGFAWPGGAGGGQ
- a CDS encoding ABC-type transport auxiliary lipoprotein family protein, producing MMRDTVTQGDNEMNNGKGRLVTWLFGFGAVLGTAMLVAGCAAPAPSGALARFDLGPPTMPVSAVAGANSAAGAAGANAPASDVAAASAQQLSPLKVVVNAPSWLDSDMIYYRLPASEGDQARVYANSRWLTSPARLFGDRLRASLSVDRVVLAAGDPAAAPALRVDLEEFAQYFDSTSASHGVVQVRATLFDGPKLLAQTTLRAQAPAATADAAGGARALATASDAVQKQLIQWLAGRVPAPSATTRAPAQSRALPATSSAGSSPVSASAPSR
- a CDS encoding type III pantothenate kinase; amino-acid sequence: MPAASNGNVNDGAAPWLLVDAGNSRIKWALAPAVRPAHWRAASPSFLASGAVDHAEWRTLATQIRAGWSALTADTSGLSDAEGGGSQTGGRHFAPNAAPLAIGQGGQQDGFICPAPAGVWLTNVAGEAAEQAVRMTLQTLWGMASSDWLQVLRASDARAGVRNGYHTPSQLGSDRWASLIGAHAAWPGEHLLIVTLGTATTVEALRGDGDYLGGLIAPGPALMLQSLAQGTAQLPTLDATMSSGGQAFARSTTDAILRGCAAAQAGLVERSYAQLEAQLGAPVRCVLSGGARHALAQTLALPFTEHDQLVPAGLYEVALHAAKSSAAKTTEIPTPAEASRAAGQARGGV
- a CDS encoding MlaE family ABC transporter permease; translated protein: MNLDAVPTLELTTSAQGPVVMLRGLWTALALSQRKKTLIGLVRALPHGELAWDLTCVERLDHVGAQALWRYWQRKYPQRIALTATQRALFDHLAEFDRTRQTPVPKRRVDPVSQLGYSLFTLGEHLRDGITMFGRFVIDLGRVVRHPARAPWLEMSANIYSAGAKALGITAMVAFLIGIVLSYLSAQQLKLYGASTFIVNILGLSVIRELGPVLSAILVAGRSGSAITAQLGVMRVTEELDAMRVMDIPHGLRLVLPKVIALAIAMPLLVMWTNIVALLGGAIAAKYELGIGLHYFFTTLPNAVRIANLWIGLGKGVVFGMLIALVACHFGMRVKPNTQSLGEGTTQSVVTSITVVILADAVFAILFRSVGIG
- a CDS encoding ABC transporter ATP-binding protein, translating into MSDPIVRDPDNTAALLSPPVQSDVLYGASAGCPPVSSTLPGEAEPVIEVRDLTKRYGTHTIHEHLDLTVRQSEIIALVGGSGSGKTTLIRQIIGLEGPISGHISIFGHDITMIDRRTAHLLRRRSGMLFQRGALFSAMTVFDNIAQPLRELHTLSEDLIRDVVMYKLEMVGLSGRMANRMPSELSGGMIKRVGIARAIALEPELLFLDEPTAGLDPQASDEFVDMVRGLHRSLGLTVVMVTHDLDTVMMLATRVAVLADRKVLVNAPVEDVVRVDHPFIHSFFLGERGRRALLALPAARRAKISELLDDGK